Proteins from one Gimesia maris genomic window:
- a CDS encoding FG-GAP repeat domain-containing protein, producing the protein MVAQSRIRFFFALFSVFLFFSAAKAEELEQLTYHNPGLEVDLGVGLWAWPLPMDFDGDGDMDLLVSCPDKPSNGTYFFENRSDGQDKMPVFEPGVRLGKGYHNTCLSYVNGIPRVLVSGQEVVDFKKHGFDKLSKLPVDRNVHGKKVRANQWYYVDYDGDGDQDLVVAVGDWGDYGWDDAYNSEGQWTNGPLHGFVYVLNNAGTDQKPEYEKPAKIKVGDQPLEVFGWPSPNFADFDHDGDLDLICGEFLDQLTYFENTGSRTQPHYVAGRRLHNNGQPLQMDLQMIVPTAIDWDQDGDLDLVIGDEDGRVAFMENTGELLGGLPQFLPPRYFRQKAAGVKFGALATPYAYDWDGDGDEDLIVGNTAGYIGLIENLDGDPHSPKLAAPVYLQAGGRPIRIQAGPNGSIQGPCEAKWGYTTQTVADWNQDGLPDLLVNSIWGEILWYQNVGTKTKPELAPAQTIQVEWNGEVPKPEWNWWNPRGNQLVTQWRTTPVAVDYNQDGLMDLVMLDHEGYLSFFERVRSGQDLKLLPGKRNFVDESLKPIQLNPKRAGGSGRYKLHVVDWDGDGRLDLLVNSMNADLYRNEKTVDGKTVLKNKGPLSSRKLAGHTSSPCTVDWDQDGVRDLIVGAEDGYLYWMQNPRSKK; encoded by the coding sequence ATGGTCGCTCAGTCTCGTATCCGTTTCTTTTTCGCTTTGTTTTCTGTATTTTTGTTTTTTTCTGCAGCAAAAGCAGAAGAGTTGGAACAGTTAACCTATCACAATCCAGGACTCGAAGTGGACCTGGGAGTTGGTTTATGGGCCTGGCCGCTCCCGATGGATTTTGATGGCGATGGCGATATGGACCTGCTGGTTTCCTGTCCGGACAAGCCCTCTAATGGTACTTACTTCTTCGAAAACCGTTCAGACGGTCAAGATAAAATGCCGGTCTTTGAACCGGGAGTTCGTCTGGGGAAAGGTTATCATAATACCTGTCTTTCCTACGTAAATGGCATCCCCCGTGTACTGGTCTCAGGGCAGGAAGTGGTCGATTTCAAAAAGCACGGATTTGACAAGCTGAGCAAATTACCCGTTGACCGGAATGTGCATGGAAAAAAGGTGCGTGCGAATCAATGGTACTATGTTGACTACGATGGCGATGGCGATCAGGATCTGGTTGTCGCTGTCGGCGACTGGGGCGATTATGGCTGGGATGATGCCTACAATTCCGAAGGGCAATGGACGAATGGCCCGCTGCATGGATTTGTGTATGTCTTGAACAACGCAGGGACGGATCAAAAACCCGAATATGAGAAGCCAGCGAAAATCAAAGTAGGCGATCAACCTCTGGAAGTGTTTGGCTGGCCTTCTCCCAACTTTGCAGACTTCGATCACGATGGCGATCTGGATCTGATCTGTGGTGAGTTTCTGGATCAACTGACGTATTTTGAAAATACCGGCTCTCGCACGCAGCCTCACTATGTTGCCGGGCGTCGATTGCACAATAACGGTCAGCCATTACAGATGGATCTGCAGATGATTGTTCCCACAGCGATTGACTGGGATCAGGACGGTGATCTCGACCTGGTGATTGGTGATGAAGACGGTCGGGTAGCCTTTATGGAGAATACGGGCGAACTTCTCGGGGGCCTGCCACAGTTTCTGCCTCCCCGGTATTTCCGCCAGAAAGCAGCCGGAGTCAAGTTTGGAGCGCTCGCCACTCCCTATGCATACGACTGGGACGGCGATGGAGATGAAGATCTGATTGTTGGAAATACAGCCGGTTATATTGGGCTGATTGAAAATCTGGATGGGGATCCGCATTCACCCAAACTGGCGGCCCCCGTTTATCTGCAGGCGGGAGGACGACCGATTCGGATTCAGGCGGGCCCCAATGGTTCGATTCAGGGACCTTGTGAAGCGAAGTGGGGATATACCACCCAGACCGTTGCTGACTGGAATCAGGATGGTTTACCCGATTTGCTCGTGAATTCGATCTGGGGTGAAATACTCTGGTACCAGAATGTCGGCACAAAAACCAAACCGGAACTGGCACCAGCACAGACAATCCAGGTGGAATGGAATGGTGAAGTACCAAAACCGGAGTGGAACTGGTGGAACCCTCGGGGCAATCAGCTGGTAACGCAGTGGCGTACAACGCCTGTTGCCGTCGATTATAATCAGGATGGTCTCATGGATCTGGTGATGCTGGATCACGAAGGTTATCTGTCATTTTTCGAACGGGTTAGATCAGGTCAGGATTTGAAGTTACTGCCGGGAAAGCGGAACTTCGTGGATGAATCACTCAAGCCGATTCAACTCAATCCCAAACGTGCAGGCGGGAGTGGACGCTATAAACTGCATGTGGTCGACTGGGATGGTGATGGGCGTCTCGACTTACTGGTCAACAGTATGAACGCCGACTTATACCGCAACGAGAAAACGGTCGATGGAAAAACGGTACTCAAAAACAAAGGGCCACTCAGTTCACGAAAACTGGCCGGGCATACCAGCAGTCCCTGTACGGTCGACTGGGATCAGGACGGTGTGCGTGACCTGATTGTCGGGGCCGAAGATGGTTATCTGTACTGGATGCAGAATCCGCGCTCAAAGAAGTAA
- a CDS encoding TrkH family potassium uptake protein, giving the protein MNWLLLSRLLGLVGMLVGASMVFSLPWAFPVFGEATEFEAAGFWGICGAIACSLGSGSLLYLIGRKEHGTILRKEALAIVGLSWIYSGILGCLPFLFSGSMVAPNVPMTIPDALFESISGFTTTGASVLRELEDPALVPRSVLFWRSFTHCLGGMGIIVLFVAILRHLGAGGKVLMKREVPGPTSEAVRPRVRESAIVMWVIYVAFTLILSLILWLEGMSVFDAFCHSFGSMATGGFSTHNASVGYFNSWLIEFTIAVFMVIAGTNFSLYFLSLKNLRSSKDHSWKHFFAPLRNDIEYRTYLIILASATIFLTYNLLSNQIYDNLPEALRYAGFQAVSIMTTTGYGTGDFDTWNESSKMLLLLLMFVGGCAGSTAGGIKVIRFVLFAKIIWLEIEKSFRPNVVRPVRIGSANIEQGIRNDVTVYFSLVLIIFIFSSLLLTAMEPNTEWRLNKPEKLIDCTSAVVATLNNIGPGVGELGPTENYADFTLSGKVLLTVLMLLGRLELFAILVLFVPSFWKNY; this is encoded by the coding sequence ATGAACTGGTTATTGTTATCTCGCCTGCTGGGGCTTGTGGGCATGCTGGTGGGAGCCTCCATGGTCTTCAGCCTCCCCTGGGCATTTCCTGTTTTTGGTGAAGCAACGGAATTCGAAGCAGCAGGGTTCTGGGGAATCTGCGGCGCGATCGCCTGCAGCCTGGGTTCCGGTTCCCTGCTTTATTTGATCGGCCGAAAAGAGCATGGCACCATATTGCGGAAAGAAGCCCTGGCCATCGTTGGCTTGAGCTGGATCTATTCAGGAATTCTGGGCTGCCTCCCTTTTCTGTTTTCAGGATCAATGGTGGCGCCGAATGTTCCCATGACTATTCCCGACGCGCTCTTTGAATCCATCTCGGGATTTACAACCACTGGAGCTTCCGTGCTCCGTGAACTGGAAGACCCGGCGCTGGTACCGCGTTCGGTCCTGTTCTGGCGCAGTTTCACTCACTGCCTGGGCGGTATGGGAATCATTGTGTTATTCGTCGCCATTCTGAGACACCTTGGTGCGGGTGGTAAGGTACTCATGAAGCGGGAAGTTCCTGGCCCCACCAGTGAAGCAGTCAGGCCGCGCGTGCGGGAATCGGCGATTGTGATGTGGGTCATCTATGTTGCATTCACCCTGATACTGTCGCTGATCTTGTGGCTGGAGGGCATGAGTGTATTTGATGCGTTCTGTCACAGCTTCGGTTCGATGGCAACCGGGGGATTCAGTACGCACAATGCCAGTGTCGGCTATTTCAACAGCTGGCTGATTGAATTTACAATTGCTGTGTTCATGGTAATTGCAGGTACGAACTTTTCACTCTACTTCCTCTCCCTGAAAAACCTGCGCTCATCAAAAGATCATTCCTGGAAACATTTCTTTGCCCCTCTGCGGAATGATATCGAATACCGTACGTATCTGATCATCCTGGCTTCGGCTACGATTTTTCTGACTTACAACCTGTTGAGCAATCAGATCTACGACAACCTTCCAGAGGCTTTGCGCTACGCCGGTTTTCAGGCAGTCTCCATCATGACGACCACCGGATATGGGACAGGTGATTTTGATACCTGGAATGAATCGTCCAAAATGCTGTTGCTGTTACTGATGTTTGTCGGCGGATGTGCCGGTTCCACTGCGGGGGGTATCAAAGTCATTCGATTCGTTCTGTTTGCCAAAATCATCTGGCTGGAAATTGAAAAATCGTTTCGTCCGAATGTGGTCCGTCCCGTCCGGATTGGCTCTGCGAATATCGAACAGGGAATCCGCAATGATGTCACCGTCTACTTCAGCCTGGTTTTGATTATTTTCATTTTCAGCAGTCTGTTACTGACGGCAATGGAACCAAACACCGAGTGGCGTTTGAACAAACCCGAAAAACTGATCGACTGTACCAGCGCTGTCGTTGCCACCCTCAATAACATTGGTCCAGGTGTCGGAGAACTGGGGCCCACCGAGAACTACGCCGACTTCACCCTCTCCGGCAAAGTATTATTGACCGTATTAATGCTGCTGGGTCGACTGGAACTGTTTGCCATCCTCGTGTTATTTGTCCCCAGTTTCTGGAAAAACTACTGA
- a CDS encoding DUF1802 family protein codes for MQSQNRIAFKEWGAVCAALEQGTQSVIVRKGGIHEGEAGFRVEHDEFWMFPTRFHQGAEQLQPGKSSLLNHPLAQEPASGKLNLALYSVVEAVLELKDPSQLTFLQKLQVLNEETIQQRFEYKNPGLFVLLVRIFRLEHPFEVDQESRYAGCHSWVELSQYFDTINLKPVLNPEQFLEAQQAFQEIVARSQ; via the coding sequence ATGCAGTCACAGAATCGAATCGCTTTTAAAGAATGGGGAGCTGTCTGCGCTGCGCTGGAGCAGGGGACTCAATCGGTGATTGTTCGGAAAGGGGGCATTCACGAAGGAGAAGCCGGCTTCCGTGTGGAACACGATGAGTTCTGGATGTTTCCCACACGCTTTCACCAGGGGGCAGAACAACTGCAGCCTGGAAAAAGCAGTCTGTTAAATCACCCTTTGGCGCAGGAGCCTGCTTCCGGGAAGTTGAATCTGGCCCTCTATTCTGTCGTCGAAGCGGTTCTGGAACTCAAAGATCCGTCGCAGCTCACATTTCTGCAGAAGTTGCAGGTATTGAACGAAGAGACAATCCAGCAGCGGTTTGAATACAAAAATCCGGGGCTGTTTGTTTTACTGGTTCGCATCTTTCGTCTGGAGCATCCTTTCGAAGTGGATCAGGAATCCCGTTATGCGGGCTGTCATTCCTGGGTGGAGCTTTCACAGTACTTTGACACAATTAATCTGAAGCCGGTCCTTAATCCAGAACAGTTTCTGGAAGCACAACAGGCGTTTCAGGAAATCGTAGCAAGATCGCAATAA
- a CDS encoding SGNH/GDSL hydrolase family protein — protein MKTFAHSARLTALIVLLTIFVFNASLTAAAPQNLPAVSDKHIHQRGSYLNSKHQFESTKAGHVAFLGGSITEMNGYRPMVMEFLEKTFPETRFQFTNAGISSTCSNTGAFRTSRDVLSQGPVDLFFVEFAVNDDQDAGHTETAAIRGMEGVIAQIRRHNPNADIVMVHFVNPSMLETIQNQKKPLSSSSHEQVARHYQVSTIDLASEVARLIEAKQLTWEQFGGTHPAPFGNAICAAMIEKLLTNAWQESGEPVKHPVPAKSLDPHSFTRGHLIDVKHAKLDSGWTIAVPKWDNIPGSKRSRFTSIPMLTADAAGAELELDFEGTALGVYIVAGPDAGILEVSIDGGPFQPYDLYHHYSKGLHYPRSVVFNSELKPGKHQAKIRVSEKTSSKGHAARIMSFVGN, from the coding sequence ATGAAAACCTTTGCACACAGCGCTCGACTAACCGCTCTTATTGTTCTGCTGACGATCTTTGTTTTCAATGCAAGCTTAACTGCTGCGGCTCCGCAGAATCTTCCTGCGGTATCAGACAAGCATATCCATCAGCGCGGCAGCTATCTGAACAGTAAGCATCAATTCGAATCGACCAAAGCCGGACATGTTGCTTTTCTGGGCGGCTCCATTACGGAAATGAATGGTTATCGCCCGATGGTCATGGAGTTTCTCGAAAAGACTTTTCCGGAAACCAGATTTCAGTTTACGAATGCCGGCATCTCTTCTACGTGTTCCAATACGGGGGCCTTTCGCACCAGTCGTGATGTATTGAGCCAGGGGCCCGTAGATCTGTTCTTCGTGGAATTCGCCGTCAACGATGACCAGGATGCCGGCCACACTGAGACGGCTGCCATTCGTGGCATGGAAGGCGTCATTGCCCAGATCCGCCGCCATAACCCAAATGCGGATATCGTGATGGTGCACTTTGTGAATCCCTCCATGCTGGAGACCATTCAAAATCAGAAGAAACCTCTCTCCAGTTCCAGCCACGAACAGGTTGCCCGCCACTACCAGGTTTCCACCATCGATCTGGCCAGTGAAGTCGCGCGACTGATAGAGGCGAAACAGCTGACCTGGGAACAGTTCGGCGGCACCCATCCAGCTCCCTTTGGAAATGCCATCTGCGCAGCGATGATTGAAAAACTGCTGACAAACGCCTGGCAGGAATCAGGAGAACCGGTGAAACACCCTGTTCCCGCGAAATCACTGGATCCTCACAGTTTTACCAGGGGACACTTAATCGATGTCAAACATGCGAAGCTCGATTCAGGCTGGACGATCGCTGTACCAAAATGGGATAACATCCCCGGCAGTAAGCGCAGTCGCTTCACCAGCATCCCCATGCTGACCGCAGACGCAGCGGGCGCGGAACTGGAACTTGATTTTGAAGGGACGGCGCTGGGTGTTTATATCGTCGCAGGCCCTGACGCCGGTATCCTCGAAGTCAGCATTGATGGCGGGCCGTTTCAACCTTATGACCTGTATCATCATTACAGCAAAGGCCTGCATTATCCGCGTTCTGTTGTTTTTAACAGTGAGCTGAAGCCGGGTAAACACCAGGCAAAGATTCGCGTCAGTGAAAAAACTTCCAGCAAGGGGCACGCGGCGCGGATCATGTCATTCGTCGGCAATTAA
- a CDS encoding nucleotide sugar dehydrogenase, translating into MANQLEQAIKDKTATIGIIGLGYVGLPLIDAFVNSGFKTMGFDVDQNKVEQLQAGKSYIQHIPSKTVTNWLEKKQFEATAEASRMKEADALLICVPTPLTTSRDPDLSYVEKTTEAIAASLRPGQLVVLESTTYPTTTRDVLLPILEATGLKVGEDYFLAYSPEREDPGNPDFSAAGIPKVVGGIDDNSLRIAAALYEHAVVNVIQVSSVEIAEACKILENTYRAVNIAMVNELKTLFDRMNIDVWEVIDAAKTKPFGFQAFYPGPGLGGHCIPIDPFYLSWLARKEGQTTRFIELAGEVNTRMPRYVIDRLSEFLNQHAKPLKGSKICMLGVAYKKDVDDPRESPSFHLLDLLLERGVDFTYNDPHIPKLPKMRHHNVPAMESQELTPEYLAAQDCVLIATDHSAYDYDFIVKHSKMILDTRNATKNVTSGREKIFKA; encoded by the coding sequence ATGGCAAATCAGCTTGAGCAGGCGATTAAAGACAAAACGGCAACCATTGGAATTATTGGCTTAGGCTATGTCGGGCTCCCTCTGATTGACGCTTTTGTAAACAGTGGTTTCAAAACCATGGGTTTTGATGTAGATCAAAACAAAGTTGAACAGCTGCAGGCTGGTAAAAGTTATATTCAGCACATTCCCTCAAAAACAGTCACAAACTGGCTTGAGAAAAAGCAGTTCGAGGCGACCGCTGAAGCTTCACGGATGAAAGAAGCAGATGCCCTGCTGATCTGTGTCCCTACTCCTCTAACAACGAGCCGTGACCCTGACCTGAGTTATGTTGAAAAAACCACAGAGGCGATCGCCGCCAGTCTGCGTCCCGGACAACTGGTCGTCCTCGAAAGTACCACTTACCCGACAACAACCCGCGATGTCCTGCTTCCTATTTTGGAAGCGACGGGGCTCAAAGTGGGTGAAGACTACTTTCTTGCTTACAGCCCGGAACGGGAAGATCCCGGTAATCCGGATTTCTCTGCCGCTGGAATTCCCAAAGTGGTTGGCGGGATCGATGACAACAGCCTGCGAATTGCCGCCGCGTTATATGAACATGCTGTCGTCAATGTCATTCAGGTTTCCTCCGTAGAAATTGCCGAAGCCTGTAAGATTCTGGAAAACACCTATCGCGCCGTGAATATTGCGATGGTCAATGAACTCAAAACACTATTTGACCGCATGAATATTGATGTCTGGGAAGTCATCGATGCCGCGAAAACGAAGCCCTTTGGTTTTCAGGCCTTTTACCCGGGCCCTGGTCTGGGCGGTCACTGTATCCCCATTGACCCGTTTTACCTGAGCTGGCTGGCACGCAAGGAAGGGCAGACGACCCGCTTCATCGAACTGGCCGGGGAAGTCAATACCCGCATGCCACGATACGTGATTGACAGGCTCTCCGAATTTCTCAATCAGCATGCCAAACCACTCAAAGGCAGCAAAATCTGCATGCTGGGTGTGGCCTATAAAAAAGATGTCGATGACCCGCGTGAAAGTCCTTCTTTCCACTTGCTCGATCTGCTGCTGGAACGGGGTGTCGATTTCACTTATAACGACCCTCATATTCCAAAACTTCCCAAGATGCGACATCACAATGTCCCCGCAATGGAAAGCCAGGAATTAACACCCGAGTATCTGGCGGCACAGGATTGCGTGCTGATAGCCACCGATCATTCGGCTTACGATTACGACTTTATCGTCAAGCACAGCAAGATGATTCTTGATACCCGCAATGCGACCAAAAATGTAACTTCCGGTCGGGAGAAAATCTTTAAAGCTTAA
- a CDS encoding ThuA domain-containing protein, with product MKSWSFLWIGFFSLLPGSLITVETQAAEKPHIVFVTGDDEYRSEESMPMLAQILKRDYGFDVTVCYSLDEDGNIAPGNQKSISGLEALDDADLMVLFTRFRDLPPDQFQHFLKYVQSGKPVVGFRTATHAFLFRDPKSPYKEWNDKKIAELVGQKWITHHGHFGDGHEYLTQVTINTEAKDHPILRGVEPYKAYSWLYHVDGGSEGHQLAGDSQPLLTGHSLKSGHEMKGNLEKYPLDNPVAWTKTYTGEGGTKGRVFFTTTAHPFDFKDPNVRKLALNGILWSLGMEDKIPTDGAKADLAGEYDPNNSGTGPEKYKTGQKPKKL from the coding sequence ATGAAATCGTGGTCTTTTCTCTGGATTGGTTTTTTCTCGCTATTACCGGGATCGTTAATTACTGTGGAAACGCAGGCTGCTGAAAAACCACATATTGTGTTTGTAACCGGGGACGATGAATATCGGTCTGAAGAATCCATGCCCATGCTGGCTCAAATCCTGAAACGCGATTACGGATTTGATGTGACGGTCTGCTATTCCCTGGATGAGGACGGTAATATCGCGCCGGGAAATCAGAAGTCGATCAGCGGTCTGGAAGCTCTTGATGATGCTGATCTGATGGTCCTGTTTACCCGCTTTCGAGATCTGCCTCCCGATCAGTTCCAGCATTTTCTGAAGTACGTCCAATCGGGAAAACCGGTTGTCGGCTTTCGTACCGCTACCCATGCTTTCCTCTTCCGGGATCCCAAAAGTCCTTATAAAGAATGGAATGATAAAAAAATCGCAGAACTGGTCGGACAGAAATGGATCACGCATCACGGCCACTTTGGCGACGGGCATGAGTACCTCACTCAAGTGACGATTAACACCGAAGCCAAAGATCACCCGATTTTGCGAGGTGTGGAACCCTACAAAGCTTATTCCTGGTTGTACCATGTGGATGGAGGAAGCGAAGGCCATCAGCTGGCCGGCGATAGTCAGCCTTTACTCACGGGGCACTCACTCAAGTCTGGTCACGAGATGAAAGGGAATCTGGAAAAATACCCGCTGGATAATCCGGTCGCCTGGACTAAAACTTATACTGGCGAAGGGGGAACCAAAGGACGCGTCTTCTTCACAACGACTGCACACCCGTTTGATTTTAAAGATCCTAACGTCAGGAAGCTGGCACTGAATGGAATCTTATGGTCACTGGGAATGGAAGATAAAATTCCCACTGACGGTGCAAAAGCAGACCTGGCTGGAGAGTACGATCCTAACAATTCCGGTACAGGGCCAGAGAAATACAAAACCGGGCAGAAGCCGAAAAAACTGTAA